In one Tripterygium wilfordii isolate XIE 37 chromosome 22, ASM1340144v1, whole genome shotgun sequence genomic region, the following are encoded:
- the LOC119990809 gene encoding OVARIAN TUMOR DOMAIN-containing deubiquitinating enzyme 12-like isoform X1: MITHEQDPDVVRWGLQLFESDPYSNCGYCGTIAQDDTDSFTGKYFKEDQCDLQSYNVESDERIGHAFQAQLGIGDLPESPHEGEEHSEACAFQQGWLDQSIINYGSGQEGQEEEIDEMLPPSSCSSPQEMAYGGQEWSYPLKLADEYAFDGGVEKWLNQMVSVPHVPRINGEIPSIDEATLDHQRLLDRLQVYDLVERKVDGDGNCQFRALSDQFYRTAEHHEFVRQQVVNQLKSYPEIYEGYVPMAYGDYLEKMSKNGEWGDHVTLRAVADSYGVKIFVITSFKDTCYIEILPNVQRSKRVILLSFWAEVHYNPIYPQGDLPAFGTKRKKKWEMLQNVNLELPDEYQ; encoded by the exons ATGATAACACATGAGCAAGATCCTGACGTTGTTAGGTGGGGCCTCCAGTTGTTTGAAAGTGATCCATATTCTAATTGCGGGTATTGTGGCACTATTGCACAAGATGATACTGATTCTTTTACTGGAAAATATTTCAAGGAAGATCAGTGTGACCTGCAGTCGTACAATGTAGAAAGTGATGAGCGTATTGGACATGCTTTTCAAGCACAGCTTGGCATTGGAGATCTGCCTGAATCTCCACATGAAGGGGAAGAACATTCAGAAGCATGTGCATTCCAACAAGGTTGGCTGGATCAATCCATCATAAACTATGGTTCTG GTCAGGAGGGCCAAGAGGAAGAGATAGATGAGATGCTACCTCCTAGTTCGTGTTCTAGTCCTCAAGAAATGGCGTACGGTGGGCAGGAGTGGTCTTATCCACTGAAGTTGGCAGATGAATATGCTTTTGATGGCGGAGTTGAAAAATGGTTGAATCAGATGGTCTCTGTTCCA CATGTTCCTAGAATCAATGGAGAAATACCCTCCATTGATGAAGCCACATTAGATCATCAAAGGTTATTGGACAG ACTGCAGGTGTATGATTTGGTTGAGCGAAAAGTTGACGGTGATGGTAATTGTCAG TTTCGCGCTCTCTCAGATCAATTTTATCGAACTGCTGAGCATCATGAGTTTGTGAGGCAGCAAGTTGTAAATCAG CTTAAGTCTTATCCGGAGATATACGAGGGATATGTTCCAATGGCTTATGGTGACTATTTGGAAAAGATGTCAAA GAATGGGGAATGGGGTGATCATGTCACTTTACGGGCTGTTGCAGATTCG TACGGTGTTAAAATATTCGTTATAACATCTTTCAAGGACACTTGCTACATCGAGATTCTTCCAAATGTTCAAAGATCAAAACGAG TAATTCTTCTAAGCTTTTGGGCGGAGGTTCATTACAACCCGATATATCCACAAGGAG ATTTGCCTGCATTTGgaacaaaaaggaagaaaaaatggGAGATGCTTCAGAACGTAAACTTGGAGTTGCCAGATGAGTACCAATGA
- the LOC119991186 gene encoding pentatricopeptide repeat-containing protein At2g28050, which translates to MSVQNLLKTLKSVKRTHSPSLSSSRPFQDIPEFVSKVLSNSFPDTLDLTLPNINVTQLHLILSNPNLKPSSCLHFFNFILKNQSLVSFRPDLQAHLTLISRLVKARMFADAEDILKSVSVDENLRYPFLVIAPAIENCCSEPRVVTKIFNLLLKVYSDNRKFEQVGETFDYMKNVRIKIDERTCTVHLLSLKRNNLVGLALRFFYQMVELGIHISVYSLTVVVEGFCRSGEIKRARELVEEMVGRGIKPNVITYNIMIDCCAKIWNFNELDMILQLMEKEGQAFDIKTYKILIDGFTSAGKVEEAERLISEMYHRGIKVDTYMYNLIINGYCRLGSMKKINSLFEKMKHRGVHLNGDTYWAMINGLCKAGEMEVAMLYVSEMLSKEFQVDVVIFNTLVHGFCRKGMINEAFELQIEMERIGFDTDVSLCNRIATGLCELNRGDEAKMLLSRMIKKGISPKMMSFTSLIGT; encoded by the coding sequence ATGTCAGTCCAAAACCTCCTCAAAACCCTCAAATCTGTGAAGCGAACTCACTCACCGAGCCTCTCTTCTTCAAGACCTTTTCAAGATATCCCAGAATTTGTCTCCAAAGTCTTGAGCAACTCATTCCCCGACACCCTCGATCTCACCCTCCCCAATATCAATGTCACACAATTACACCTCATTCTCTCGAACCCAAATCTCAAACCCTCTAGTTGCttacatttcttcaattttatccTCAAAAACCAGTCCCTCGTCTCATTCAGGCCTGATCTTCAAGCCCACTTGACCCTAATTTCCAGGCTTGTCAAGGCAAGAATGTTCGCGGATGCAGAGGATATCTTGAAGTCTGTATCAGTTGATGAAAATCTCAGGTACCCTTTTCTGGTTATAGCTCCggcgattgagaattgttgttcTGAACCGCGTGTTGTGACAAAGATTTTCAATTTGTTGCTTAAAGTTTATTCTGATAATCGAAAGTTCGAACAAGTTGGGGAGACTTTTGATTACATGAAGAACGTTCGAATCAAGATTGATGAGAGAACTTGTACTGTGCATTTACTTTCCCTTAAGAGAAATAATTTAGTGGGACTGGCTCTACGCTTCTTCTATCAAATGGTAGAATTGGGTATTCATATATCTGTGTATTCTTTGACAGTTGTGGTGGAGGGTTTCTGTAGGAGTGGAGAGATCAAGAGGGCTAGGGAACTGGTGGAGGAAATGGTTGGTAGAGGAATAAAACCAAATGTCATTACATACAATATAATGATTGATTGTTGTGCGAAGATATGGAATTTCAACGAGTTAGATATGATATTACAATTAATGGAAAAGGAGGGACAGGCATTTGATATTAAGACatacaaaattttgattgaTGGCTTCACAAGTGCTGGCAAGGTTGAAGAAGCTGAGAGGTTGATTTCAGAGATGTATCATAGAGGTATAAAAGTAGATACATATATGTACAATTTGATTATAAATGGGTATTGTAGACTGGGAAGTATGAAAAAGATAAACTCTCTGTTTGAAAAAATGAAACATAGAGGAGTCCATCTGAATGGAGATACGTATTGGGCTATGATCAATGGCTTGTGCAAGGCTGGGGAGATGGAAGTGGCGATGCTTTATGTTAGTGAGATGCTGAGCAAGGAATTTCAGGTGGACGTGGTGATATTCAATACATTGGTTCATGGATTTTGTAGAAAGGGAATGATTAATGAGGCTTTTGAGTTGCAAATTGAGATGGAAAGGATTGGATTTGACACTGATGTTTCTTTATGTAATAGGATTGCAACTGGGCTATGTGAACTAAATCGGGGGGATGAGGCAAAAATGTTGCTCAGCAGGATGATTAAAAAAGGCATTAGCCCAAAAATGATGAGCTTCACCTCTTTGATTGGAACATGA
- the LOC119990809 gene encoding OVARIAN TUMOR DOMAIN-containing deubiquitinating enzyme 9-like isoform X3 produces MITHEQDPDVVRWGLQLFESDPYSNCGYCGTIAQDDTDSFTGKYFKEDQCDLQSYNVESDERIGHAFQAQLGIGDLPESPHEGEEHSEACAFQQGWLDQSIINYGSGQEGQEEEIDEMLPPSSCSSPQEMAYGGQEWSYPLKLADEYAFDGGVEKWLNQMVSVPHVPRINGEIPSIDEATLDHQRLLDRLQVYDLVERKVDGDGNCQFRALSDQFYRTAEHHEFVRQQVVNQLKSYPEIYEGYVPMAYGDYLEKMSKNGEWGDHVTLRAVADSGCKVDIENWFSRCKHSKHIPLINF; encoded by the exons ATGATAACACATGAGCAAGATCCTGACGTTGTTAGGTGGGGCCTCCAGTTGTTTGAAAGTGATCCATATTCTAATTGCGGGTATTGTGGCACTATTGCACAAGATGATACTGATTCTTTTACTGGAAAATATTTCAAGGAAGATCAGTGTGACCTGCAGTCGTACAATGTAGAAAGTGATGAGCGTATTGGACATGCTTTTCAAGCACAGCTTGGCATTGGAGATCTGCCTGAATCTCCACATGAAGGGGAAGAACATTCAGAAGCATGTGCATTCCAACAAGGTTGGCTGGATCAATCCATCATAAACTATGGTTCTG GTCAGGAGGGCCAAGAGGAAGAGATAGATGAGATGCTACCTCCTAGTTCGTGTTCTAGTCCTCAAGAAATGGCGTACGGTGGGCAGGAGTGGTCTTATCCACTGAAGTTGGCAGATGAATATGCTTTTGATGGCGGAGTTGAAAAATGGTTGAATCAGATGGTCTCTGTTCCA CATGTTCCTAGAATCAATGGAGAAATACCCTCCATTGATGAAGCCACATTAGATCATCAAAGGTTATTGGACAG ACTGCAGGTGTATGATTTGGTTGAGCGAAAAGTTGACGGTGATGGTAATTGTCAG TTTCGCGCTCTCTCAGATCAATTTTATCGAACTGCTGAGCATCATGAGTTTGTGAGGCAGCAAGTTGTAAATCAG CTTAAGTCTTATCCGGAGATATACGAGGGATATGTTCCAATGGCTTATGGTGACTATTTGGAAAAGATGTCAAA GAATGGGGAATGGGGTGATCATGTCACTTTACGGGCTGTTGCAGATTCG GGGTGCAAAGTGGATATTGAAAATTGGTTCTCCAGATGCAAGCATAGCAAACATATACCATTGATCAATTTTTAA
- the LOC119991185 gene encoding ruBisCO large subunit-binding protein subunit alpha has translation MATSNALSTASILCSPKQGGLGRRGSQQQTQKLNFRPVNRRLSVRASAKEILFDQSSRAALQAGIDKLADAVGLTLGPRGRNVVLDEFGNPKVVNDGVTIARAIELPDPMENAGAALIREVASKTNDSAGDGTTTASILAREIIRLGLLSVTSGANPVSLKRGIDKTVQGLIEELEKRARPVKGSDDIKAVASISAGNDELIGTMIADAIGKVGPDGVLSIESSSSFETTVEVEEGMEIDRGYISPQFVTNPEKLICEFENARVLVTDQKISAIKDIIPLLEKTTQLRAPLIIIAEDVTGEALATLVVNKLRGILNVVAIKAPGFGERRKAMLQDIAILTGAEFQASDLGLLIENTSVEQLGTARKVTISKDSTTIIADAASKDELQARIAQLKRELAETDSVYDSEKLAERIAKLSGGVAVVKVGAATETELEDRKLRIEDAKNATFAAIEEGIVPGGGAALVHLSTLVPAIKEKLEEAEERLGADIVQKALVAPAALIAQNAGIEGEVVVERLKESEWEIGYNAMTDKYENLVEAGVIDPAKVTRCALQNAASVAGMVLTTQAIVVEKPKSKTPSAGAPQGLTV, from the exons ATGGCAACCTCTAATGCTCTCTCAACAGCGTCCATCCTCTGCTCGCCCAAACAG GGGGGTCTTGGTCGGAGGGGAAGTCAGCAGCAAactcaaaagctaaacttccgACCAGTAAACAGACGATTATCTGTCCGAGCTTCTGCAAAGGAAATTTTGTTTGATCAAAGCTCTAGGGCAGCACTTCAAGCCGGCATTGACAAGCTTGCTGATGCTGTTGGGCTCACTCTTGGTCCTAGGG GGAGGAATGTTGTCTTGGATGAATTTGGAAATCCTAAAGTAGTTAATGATGGAGTTACGATTGCGCGAGCTATTGAGCTGCCTGATCCTATGGAAAATGCTGGAGCAGCTCTCATTAGAGAG GTTGCCAGTAAAACAAATGATTCTGCTGGTGATGGAACGACAACTGCATCAATTCTAGCCCGAGAAATAATCAGGCTTGGACTTTTGAGTGTCACCTCTGGTGCTAATCCAGTCTCACTAAAGAGGGGAATTGATAAGACTGTACAGGGTTTGATAGAAGAGCTAGAGAAGAGAGCTAGGCCTGTCAAGGGTTCTGATGACATTAAAG CTGTTGCTTCCATCTCGGCCGGAAATGACGAGCTTATTGGGACAATGATTGCTGATGCCATTGGCAAAGTTGGGCCTGACGGTGTTTTGTCTATTGAGTCCTCGTCCTCATTTGAGACAACAGTAGAGGTTGAAGAAGGAATGGAG ATTGACAGAGGTTATATATCCCCTCAATTTGTTACAAATCCTGAAAAATTGATTTGTGAGTTTGAGAATGCTCGTGTGCTGGTCACCGATCAGAAGATTTCGGCTATCAAGGACATAATTCCCCTGTTAGAGAAAACTACTCAGTTGAGAGCTCCTTTGATTATAATTGCAGAGGATGTCACTGGGGAGGCTTTGGCTACCCTTGTCGTGAACAAGCTGCGAGGAATCCTTAATGTGGTGGCCATAAAAGCACCTGGCTTTGGGGAACGAAGAAAAGCTATGCTTCAGGATATTGCCATTCTTACTG GAGCCGAGTTCCAGGCCAGTGATCTGGGTCTGCTTATTGAGAACACCTCAGTTGAGCAGCTTGGAACAGCTAGAAAGGTGACAATTAGCAAAGATTCCACTACGATTATAGCAGATGCTGCTTCCAAGGATGAGCTGCAAGCGAGGATTGCTCAGTTGAAAAGGGAGTTGGCTGAGACGGATTCTGTTTATGATTCAGAGAAACTGGCTGAAAGGATTGCAAAATTGTCTGGTGGGGTGGCCGTTGTCAAAGTAGGGGCTGCAACAGAAACCGAGCTGGAGGACCGTAAGCTCCGAATCGAGGATGCTAAGAATGCAACTTTTGCAGCAATAGAGGAAGGAATTGTGCCTGGTGGAGGTGCTGCCTTGGTTCATCTCTCGACTTTGGTTCCTGCAATTAAGGAAAAGCTTGAGGAGGCAGAGGAGCGATTAGGAGCTGACATTGTGCAGAAG GCATTGGTGGCGCCAGCAGCATTGATAGCTCAAAATGCTGGAATTGAAGGGGAAGTGGTTGTGGAGAGGTTAAAGGAGAGTGAATGGGAGATTGGTTACAATGCCATGACAGATAAGTATGAGAATCTGGTGGAGGCTGGAGTCATTGATCCAGCAAAGGTGACAAGATGTGCGTTGCAAAATGCAGCATCTGTAGCAGGAATGGTCCTCACCACTCAGGCAATTGTTGTGGAGAAGCCCAAATCCAAGACTCCATCAGCCGGTGCTCCTCAAGGTCTTACTGTATGA
- the LOC119990809 gene encoding OVARIAN TUMOR DOMAIN-containing deubiquitinating enzyme 9-like isoform X2, producing the protein MITHEQDPDVVRWGLQLFESDPYSNCGYCGTIAQDDTDSFTGKYFKEDQCDLQSYNVESDERIGHAFQAQLGIGDLPESPHEGEEHSEACAFQQGWLDQSIINYGSGQEGQEEEIDEMLPPSSCSSPQEMAYGGQEWSYPLKLADEYAFDGGVEKWLNQMVSVPHVPRINGEIPSIDEATLDHQRLLDRLQVYDLVERKVDGDGNCQFRALSDQFYRTAEHHEFVRQQVVNQLKSYPEIYEGYVPMAYGDYLEKMSKNGEWGDHVTLRAVADSYGVKIFVITSFKDTCYIEILPNVQRSKRDLPAFGTKRKKKWEMLQNVNLELPDEYQ; encoded by the exons ATGATAACACATGAGCAAGATCCTGACGTTGTTAGGTGGGGCCTCCAGTTGTTTGAAAGTGATCCATATTCTAATTGCGGGTATTGTGGCACTATTGCACAAGATGATACTGATTCTTTTACTGGAAAATATTTCAAGGAAGATCAGTGTGACCTGCAGTCGTACAATGTAGAAAGTGATGAGCGTATTGGACATGCTTTTCAAGCACAGCTTGGCATTGGAGATCTGCCTGAATCTCCACATGAAGGGGAAGAACATTCAGAAGCATGTGCATTCCAACAAGGTTGGCTGGATCAATCCATCATAAACTATGGTTCTG GTCAGGAGGGCCAAGAGGAAGAGATAGATGAGATGCTACCTCCTAGTTCGTGTTCTAGTCCTCAAGAAATGGCGTACGGTGGGCAGGAGTGGTCTTATCCACTGAAGTTGGCAGATGAATATGCTTTTGATGGCGGAGTTGAAAAATGGTTGAATCAGATGGTCTCTGTTCCA CATGTTCCTAGAATCAATGGAGAAATACCCTCCATTGATGAAGCCACATTAGATCATCAAAGGTTATTGGACAG ACTGCAGGTGTATGATTTGGTTGAGCGAAAAGTTGACGGTGATGGTAATTGTCAG TTTCGCGCTCTCTCAGATCAATTTTATCGAACTGCTGAGCATCATGAGTTTGTGAGGCAGCAAGTTGTAAATCAG CTTAAGTCTTATCCGGAGATATACGAGGGATATGTTCCAATGGCTTATGGTGACTATTTGGAAAAGATGTCAAA GAATGGGGAATGGGGTGATCATGTCACTTTACGGGCTGTTGCAGATTCG TACGGTGTTAAAATATTCGTTATAACATCTTTCAAGGACACTTGCTACATCGAGATTCTTCCAAATGTTCAAAGATCAAAACGAG ATTTGCCTGCATTTGgaacaaaaaggaagaaaaaatggGAGATGCTTCAGAACGTAAACTTGGAGTTGCCAGATGAGTACCAATGA